In Schizosaccharomyces osmophilus chromosome 2, complete sequence, the following proteins share a genomic window:
- the nak1 gene encoding PAK-related GC kinase Nak1, producing MEHQSAARAYTKLEIVGRGSYGAVYKGLRNATKEIVAIKVLNLDTAEDEVSDIQKEITVLSELKQRESENIVKYHGSYLVDTDLWIIMDYCQGGSVRTLMEAGQISEPYISIILRETLQALKFIHHAGIIHRDIKAANILVSVSGNVKLCDFGVAAEININSRKRTTFIGTPYWMAPEVIRDGQEYNVMADIWSLGITAYEIATGSPPHAKEDPFRAVFLIAHTPPPKLEGNFSILLKDFIASCLNVVPEKRLDASELIKSKFIKQHARQPENELCNLVKRYEHWQAAGGVPETLKTPDEPEDGSDQDNDTSETAWDDGWEFGTVKQLPQLQSQSSSGSATPTSKNFSSTSFSVPENESHPLLQLFQSGSISNEGSSNISEGISDQELSSEPSYSQIELPSFDKENERFENVAGVNSKQPKPQEDSELMVNRIRGNVKSSLDQNVKRPLPRLVQRQMNMGKRGISMSPMKSPLRFPSSLDPQSRSVSLSAFEQINTPSVDTNAHKLHSGLPPTDVPRPSNNQPAKATSPSIPVHSVNSTTVKPFNSKLRARLPPLSINSSQSNMGLNENFEPPPVKPLPMELFDDNFHNIHTMKSSIKVELDNLLTEMDVYLKGLEVSLTKTKDI from the exons ATGGAACATCAATCGGCAGCTCGCGCCTATACCAAATTAGAGATTGTAGGCCGTGGTTCATACGGTGCTGTGTACAAAGG ACTTCGAAATGCTACGAAGGAGATTGTAGCTATTAAGGTCTTGAATTTGGACACAGCAGAAGACGAAGTGTCggatattcaaaaagaaattactGTCTTAAGTGAATTAAAGCAACGAGAATCTGAAAATATCGTCAAATACCATGGTTCCTACTTGGTAGATACGGATTTATGGATTATTATGGACTATTGTCAAGGCGGCAGCGTTCGCACTTTAATGGAAGCTGGTCAAATAAGTGAACCTTATATTTCCATTATTCTTCGGGAAACTTTACAAGCCCTAAAGTTCATTCATCATGCTGGTATCATTCACCGTGATATAAAAGCAGCTAATATTCTTGTTTCTGTGTCTGGTAATGTCAAGCTTTGTGATTTCGGGGTTGCTGCTGAAATCAATATTAATAGTAGGAAACGAACGACTTTTATTGGAACACCTTATTGGATGGCACCTGAAGTTATTCGTGATGGACAAGAATATAATGTTATG GCTGATATATGGTCTTTAGGAATTACAGCTTATGAGATTGCTACCGGTTCTCCTCCTCACGCCAAAGAAGACCCGTTTCGAGCGGTTTTCCTTATAGCCCACACACCTCCACCGAAGCTCGAAGGCAATTTTAgcattttattaaaagattttattGCTTCTTGTTTAAATGTTGTGCCAGAAAAACGTTTGGACGCCTCTGAACttataaaatcaaaatttatCAAACAACACGCACGTCAACCTGAAAATGAGCTATGCAACCTGGTTAAACGTTACGAGCATTGGCAAGCAGCTGGTGGTGTGCCTGAGACTCTAAAGACACCAGACGAACCTGAAGATGGCAGCGACCAAGATAATGATACTTCTGAAACAGCTTGGGATGATGGTTGGGAATTCGGAACCGTGAAACAATTACCACAGCTACAATCCCAGTCATCTTCAGGATCTGCAACCCCAACGTCGAAGAATTTCTCGTCtacttcattttctgtGCCAGAAAACGAGTCTCATCCTCTTTTGCAGCTTTTTCAGAGTGGTTCTATCAGTAATGAAGGTTCCTCTAATATTAGCGAAGGGATTTCAGATCAAGAATTGAGCAGTGAACCTTCATACTCCCAAATTGAACTACCAAGTTTTGATAAGGAAAACGAAAGGTTTGAGAACGTGGCAGGTGTTAATTCAAAACAACCGAAACCTCAAGAAGACTCAGAATTGATGGTCAATCGAATTAGGGGAAATGTTAAGAGCTCTTTAGACCAGAATGTTAAGCGTCCACTACCACGCCTTGTCCAACGGCAAATGAATATGGGAAAAAGGGGCATATCCATGTCTCCTATGAAAAGTCCTCTTCGATTTCCATCTTCGCTAGATCCTCAGTCTAGAAGTGTTTCCCTTAGTGCTTTTGAACAAATTAACACTCCCTCAGTAGATACCAACGCCCACAAACTACATTCCGGTTTACCACCAACAGATGTTCCTCGACCTTCTAATAACCAACCAGCAAAAGCTACGTCTCCATCGATTCCCGTACATTCCGTCAATTCAACTACTGTAAAGCCTTTTAACTCAAAGCTACGAGCGCGTTTGCCCCCATTGTCTATTAATTCCTCACAATCGAACATGGgtttaaatgaaaattttgaacCTCCTCCTGTTAAGCCATTACCAATGGAATTATTCGATGATAATTTTCATAACATACATACTATGAAGTCCTCTATAAAAGTGGAATTAGACAATCTTTTGACAGAAATGGATGTCTACTTAAAAGGATTGGAGGTGAGTCTcaccaaaacaaaagacatTTAA
- the pim1 gene encoding RCC1 family Ran GEF — protein MSGTRVTRRSQRQQEATGNGMNKRELEDHEAPVSTKPSKKRVKVSSGPKPVRTTGKKLNSIPSLSTELLDVFVFGTGSMNELGMGDLEVDVAYRPRLNPNLPRDKIGVVDLAVGGMHSAVLSHDGRVFTWGVNDDFALGRATKNQTDKEGNTIDNDLLEGTPNQVTGAIERLKITKVCCSDNLTVVVTENGSCFSWGTFRCSDGVLGFSASTKRAPEPVQMPLPEVAQVAAGTDHILALTTTGKVYTWGNGQQCQLGRRMMDRRRLQGLKPEPLALKNIVAVGAGAYHSFAINSKGKVYAWGLNMTKQCGIADEEDEEEGIVTKPTLVEALEPYKIKAITGGEHHTLALLEDGRVLAWGRHDRHQLGIPDDALPESLTKDEKGYNYTVSNPTIVPGISNVVQICCGTHHSLAVTNDGKLYSWGSSENYEVGQGDTDEEIQVPTLVRSKAIKTASVRVAGAGGQFSVAAGAPTELDTKPSEDGVKTENEVKSEEKNVSISPKQETEESKPVTTESTEMHIDQQPPTTEDQTTIQSTEEKKEFAEETESTST, from the exons ATGTCAGGAACTAGAGTCACTAGAAGGTCACAGAGGCAACAGGAAGCTACGGGGAATGGTATGAATAAGCGCGAGCTGGAAGATCATGAAGCGCCTGTTTCGACCAAACCTTCGAAAAAGCGTGTCAAGGTTTCCAGCGGTCCTAAACCCGTAAGGACTACTGGAAAAAAACTGAACAGTATTCCCTCTCTCTCTACTGAACTGTTAGacgtttttgtttttggtacTGGTTCCATGAATGAACTCGGCATGGGTGACTTAGAAGTCGACGTCGCTTATAGACCTCGCCTTAACCCAAATTTACCAAGAGACAAGATTGGTGTCGTTGATTTGGCCGTTGGTGGCATGCACTCAGCTGTACTTTCTCATGATGGTCGCGTTTTCACATGGGGTGTCAACGACGACTTTGCTTTGGGTCGTGCTACAAAGAACCAAACTgacaaagaaggaaacaCAATTGACAATGATTTATTAGAAGGAACTCCTAATCAGGTTACTGGTGCTATCGAGCGTTTGAAAATCACCAAAGTCTGTTGTAGCGATAATCTTACGGTTGTCGTCACAGAAAATGGCAGCTGCTTCAGTTGGGGTACTTTTCGT TGCTCTGATGGTGTTTTAGGGTTCAGCGCATCCACGAAGCGTGCCCCAGAACCTGTTCAAATGCCTCTTCCCGAAGTTGCGCAAGTTGCTGCTGGCACTGATCACATTCTTGCCTTGACAACAACAGGAAAAGTTTATACCTGGGGAAATGGTCAGCAATGTCAACTCGGACGTCGCATGATGGATCGTCGTCGACTTCAAGGCTTAAAACCGGAGCCTCTTGCCCTTAAAAACATAGTGGCCGTTGGTGCCGGGGCTTACCATTCCTTTGCTATAAATAGCAAGGGAAAGGTTTATGCATGGGGTTTAAATATGACAAAACAATGCGGCATTgccgatgaagaagatgaagaagaaggtaTTGTTACTAAGCCTACTTTAGTAGAGGCACTGGAACCctacaaaataaaagctaTTACAGGTGGTGAACACCATACCCTTGCACTATTAGAAGATGGACGAGTATTGGCTTGGGGTCGTCATGATCGCCATCAACTTGGTATACCCGATGATGCATTACCTGAATCCCTTACCAAAGACGAAAAGGGCTACAACTATACTGTATCTAACCCTACTATTGTCCCTGGAATCTCGAATGTTGTTCAAATCTGCTGTGGTACCCACCATAGTTTGGCAGTAACCAATGATGGTAAACTCTATTCATGGGGATCATCTGAGAATTATGAAGTTGGACAAGGTGACACTGATGAAGAGATTCAAGTGCCTACACTTGTTCGCTCTAAGGCTATAAAGACGGCTAGTGTCCGTGTCGCAGGTGCTGGTGGTCAATTTTCCGTGGCCGCTGGTGCTCCTACTGAATTGGATACGAAACCTTCTGAAGACGGAGTAAAGACTGAAAACGAAGTAAAATCcgaagaaaagaatgtttcTATTTCCCCAAAGCAAGAAACTGAAGAATCAAAGCCTGTCACTACTGAGTCCACGGAAATGCATATTGACCAGCAACCACCTACTACCGAAGATCAAACAACTATACAGAgtactgaagaaaaaaaggaatttgcTGAAGAAACCGAATCTACGTCTACTTAA
- the ppk29 gene encoding Ark1/Prk1 family protein kinase Ppk29 encodes MSGTAGFLFKDKLLVGSKYVIGKYDITVEKYLSEGGFSHVYAVQTSSKTDGSPLPAVLKRMYAADEHALNSIKLEIDTMKLLISNPNVVTYYDSSFLPLNEEKNDYEVLLLMEYCSGGGLIDFMNQRLQTRLSEVEVLKIISDVTQGVAAMHRLRPPLVHRDLKVENILLTSSFSSFKLCDFGSVTEPMHAAENSTEIHALEKNLATFTTFQYRAPEMINLYAGLAIDEKSDMWALGVLLYKLCYYTTPFETQGPNAILNATYAFPPFPRYSHSLKNIIIALLQPNPCLRPNVFQLMYEICRLRGKPLPFGDFYAGNDPSFYDMGNRKVMSLSRQSQGLAFNQQIPPSAPMPTSHIQSSRPTVAPMTPPTYPSHPASNPFFVQANVSGASQKMRTPAPLQQNIPINRPMDLGSSRNYSFHNQQPISHTTPVAADSVPLSYVSSNSKNPFPVSHSTTGASSHYTPTDYSQTGSKSVPESAHGDLEDTIALRYPELSELEAQVTNQTDTSSQKAYELSKREVEIAKLADDAFASFLKPAESNDEDVKVENDFPNYQSSSSFAADGQKSEKTDSPAEFQDHSHHLNSPNEFPKLFSHHSDSATQKSPLGFSDEAVTGPQRISRHKKSSSHGLPYSSSHSNLKTEGDDEADEASFSLRRRKTTAANQKYASQPSTNPYINPEGVEYPEQAFQTNEQPIPTDFFEEARRNSSNPTSSSNPNMPDTEERSDIPSFETPRRTSSAKSDWSSRDFQPPMFSTKNPYLKQLSPEQHGNSMLHNDQDSLLDPIESEQFSIQDNDDLKKIFDDELQKTRSYSNSGRASAINDVSQTAPPNYLDKEIELDNFSSLSRQDSSHSGTSHQER; translated from the exons ATGTCTGGTACCGCtggttttctctttaaagACAAGCTTTTGGTTGGATCGAAATATGTGATCGGAAAATACGACATCACTGTCGAAAAGTACTTGTCAGAAG GTGGCTTTTCCCATGTGTATGCTGTGCAAACATCCTCAAAAACAGACGGGTCTCCTCTTCCAGCAGTTTTAAAACGCATGTATGCAGCGGACGAACATGCGTTAAATTCTATTAAATTGGAAATTGACACAATG aaattgCTTATATCGAATCCCAACGTTGTTACTTATTACgactcttcttttcttcctttaaaCGAAGAGAAGAATGATTATGAAGTACTTTTGTTGATGGAATATTGTTCTGGTGGTGGACTTATTGATTTCATGAATCAGCGTTTGCAGACTCGATTATCAGAAGTAGAAGTGTTGAAGATTATATCAGATGTTACTCAAGGTGTAGCGGCTATGCATCGTTTACGGCCTCCATTGGTCCATCGAGACTTGAAAGTTGAGAATATCCTGCtaacttcttctttctcttctttcaaGCTTTGCGATTTTGGCAGTGTGACCGAGCCCATGCATGCCGCAGAAAACTCTACTGAAATACATGCATTGGAAAAGAATCTCGCTACGTTTACTACCTTTCAATATCGAGCCCCCGAAATGATTAATCTTTACGCTGGGCTTGcaattgatgaaaaaagtgaTATGTGGGCTTTGGGTGTGCTACTTTATAAGCTTTGCTATTACACTACTCCTTTTGAAACCCAAGGACCAAATGCCATTCTCAATGCTACCTATGCTTTTCCTCCTTTTCCTCGTTATTCTCATTCCCTAAAGAATATTATTATCGCTTTGCTTCAGCCGAACCCTTGTTTACGTCCTAACGTTTTCCAATTAATGTATGAAATTTGTCGGCTTCGCGGAAAACCATTGCCATTTGGTGACTTTTATGCCGGCAACGATCCTTCCTTTTATGATATGGGTAATAGAAAAGTAATGTCCCTCTCTAGACAATCCCAAGGATTGGCCTTCAATCAACAAATTCCTCCGTCTGCGCCGATGCCCACCTCTCATATTCAAAGTTCTCGACCTACTGTTGCTCCTATGACGCCTCCTACTTATCCATCTCATCCTGCGTCAAACCCATTCTTTGTACAAGCAAATGTGTCTGGTGCATCTCAAAAAATGCGTACTCCCGCTCCTCTTCAACAGAATATACCGATCAATCGTCCAATGGACTTGGGGTCTTCAAGGAATTATAGTTTCCATAACCAGCAACCAATATCTCATACTACTCCAGTTGCTGCGGATTCCGTACCCCTTTCTTATGTTTCAAGCAATAGCAAAAATCCATTTCCTGTCTCCCACTCCACGACAGGTGCGTCTAGTCACTACACACCGACTGACTATTCACAGACAGGTTCGAAATCGGTACCTGAATCTGCCCATGGAGATTTAGAGGATACCATTGCTTTACGTTATCCAGAGCTCAGTGAATTGGAAGCACAGGTTACGAACCAGACGGATACGTCTTCCCAAAAAGCGTATGAACTTTCAAAGCGAGAAGTAGAAATTGCCAAGTTGGCTGATGATGCGTTTGCCagttttttgaaacctGCGGAATCAAATGATGAGGATGTGAAGGTCGAAAATgattttccaaattatCAGtcatcctcttcttttgctGCGGATGGTCAAAAGTCAGAAAAGACTGATTCACCAGCAGAATTTCAAGATCATTCTCATCACTTAAATTCACCTAACGAGTTTCCAAAACTCTTTTCTCACCATTCTGACTCGGCTACCCAGAAGTCTCCGTTGGGCTTTAGCGACGAAGCAGTAACTGGTCCACAGAGGATATCTCGACACAAGAAATCGTCGTCCCATGGCTTACCTTACTCTTCATCTCACTCTAATTTGAAAACAGAAGGTGATGACGAGGCTGACGAGgcatccttttctttacgtCGTCGGAAAACAACCGCTGCTAATCAGAAATATGCAAGCCAGCCTTCAACAAACCCTTATATCAATCCCGAAGGAGTAGAATATCCTGAGCAAGCATTTCAAACCAATGAGCAACCAATTCCGACCGACTTTTTTGAGGAAGCGAGAAGGAACTCATCAAATCCTACTTCATCATCAAACCCAAATATGCCTGACACTGAAGAAAGGTCCGACATTCCGTCTTTTGAAACACCTAGAAGGACAAGCAGTGCAAAGAGTGATTGGAGTTCACGCGATTTTCAACCGCCGATGTTCTCGACTAAAAATCCATACTTGAAACAACTTTCCCCTGAACAGCATGGAAACAGCATGTTACATAATGATCAAGATAGTTTGTTGGATCCCATTGAATCTGAACAATTTTCGATCCAAGACAACgatgatttgaaaaaaattttcgATGATGAGCTACAGAAAACCCGTTCATATTCAAATTCGGGACGAGCCAGTGCTATAAATGATGTCTCTCAAACGGCCCCTCCGAATTATCTTgataaagaaatagaaCTTGACAACTTCAGCTCTCTATCCAGACAGGATAGCTCTCATTCCGGCACCTCTCACCAGGAACGGtaa
- the rga5 gene encoding RhoGAP Rga5, giving the protein MGKNPLRTWWKQLRIHKASENKLFGLSLSEALEVSKIAIFLTRKDGEKVFYGYIPAAVAKCGFFLKQNATLVKGIFRVNGSSKRIQVLQKAFSTGPDYGRSFEWDGYTVHDAANVFRRFINLMPDHVIPLNYYELFREPMTISNLTDNDRVEIYRQRIDNLPIPNRQLLLYLLDLLAVFASNSHINLMPAENLAAIFQPGILSHPNHEVYSKDYKISQNALLFLISHQGSFIKTIPLSSLPPLVPSPTSPDASSSTLVAQSDHHPKMELYSSKSGTVKRWRSLNRQSRKNLSTADILDRGTNVDDQKLSGSPKNDKPRSNSLSRSGSMKLFHTLDRRRDT; this is encoded by the coding sequence ATGGGGAAAAATCCACTAAGAACTTGGTGGAAGCAATTGAGAATTCATAAAGCAAGTGAGAACAAATTGTTTGGATTGAGTCTTTCCGAAGCTTTGGAAGTATCGAAAATAGCGATTTTCCTCACTCGAAAAGATGGCGAAAAGGTGTTTTATGGGTATATACCTGCAGCAGTTGCAAAATGCGGGttctttttaaaacagAATGCTACACTAGTAAAAGGAATATTCCGGGTAAATGGCTCATCGAAAAGGATTCAAGTACTTCAAAAAGCGTTTAGCACCGGTCCGGATTACGGCCGTAGCTTTGAATGGGATGGTTATACCGTTCATGATGCTGCCAACGTGTTTCGAAGATTTATAAACTTGATGCCTGACCATGTGATTCCCCTAAATTACTATGAGCTTTTCCGTGAGCCTATGACCATTTCCAATTTGACAGACAATGATCGTGTTGAGATATATCGCCAACGCATAGACAACCTTCCTATCCCAAATCGAcagcttcttctttatcttttggatttgctGGCTGTTTTTGCTTCTAATTCACACATAAACCTAATGCCCGCAGAGAATTTAGCCGCTATTTTTCAACCTGGTATCCTATCCCATCCTAACCACGAAGTATATTCCAAAGATTACAAAATTTCACAAAATGCTCTGTTATTTTTAATTAGCCATCAAGGAAGCTTTATAAAGACTATTCCTCTTTCCTCGTTACCTCCCCTGGTTCCCAGTCCCACATCTCCCgatgcttcttcttccacCTTGGTAGCACAATCCGATCATCACCCCAAAATGGAATTGTATAGCTCCAAAAGTGGAACCGTTAAGCGATGGCGTTCCTTAAATCGCCAATCCCGTAAAAATCTTTCTACTGCCGATATTCTTGATCGTGGTACCAACGTGGATGATCAAAAACTATCTGGTTCCCCTAAAAATGATAAACCTAGATCCAACTCTTTATCCCGAAGTGGTTCCATGAAGCTCTTTCATACACTGGACCGTCGGAGGGACACCTAA
- a CDS encoding DUF2458 conserved fungal protein: protein MDETVAKLLKELEGSSNSFPTTKEALNDRNLSQTVSSEPDSSFNNQKAAQELAFVENIHSYPAALRYVFSLQAKNPERLRKVKKLKTMQERQERDWFMERQRLIHHYQSKNKIKNLLTPLSTSRSHASSVDLHSATDANSLSEHDRELQEALLEFDEKIVLLTERMYSDQRKTLSEMHIPLFLIPSSEPLTEEQSKLKQLLQDLFNE from the coding sequence ATGGATGAAACCGTCGCCAAATTATTAAAGGAACTTGAAGGTTCTTCAAATTCCTTTCCAACAACAAAAGAGGCGTTAAATGACAGAAATTTATCCCAAACGGTCTCTAGTGAACCGGATTCTTCATTCAACAACCAAAAGGCCGCTCAAGAACTTGCTTTTGTCGAAAATATTCACTCGTATCCAGCAGCTTTACGCTATGTTTTTTCGTTGCAAGCAAAAAACCCAGAGAGGTTGCgtaaagtaaagaaactGAAAACCATGCAGGAACGCCAAGAACGCGATTGGTTCATGGAGCGCCAAAGACTAATTCATCATTATCAGtctaaaaacaaaataaagaatctTCTGACGCCTCTCTCAACTTCTCGGAGTCATGCATCTTCTGTTGATTTGCACTCTGCTACTGATGCGAACTCTCTGAGTGAACACGACAGGGAACTTCAGGAAGCATTATTagaatttgatgaaaaaattgtattGCTAACGGAAAGAATGTATTCCGATCAAAGAAAGACACTTTCCGAGATGCATATTCCGCTATTCCTCATTCCTTCATCAGAACCTTTGACAGAAGAACAGAGCAAGTTAAAACAGCTATTACAGGATCTGTTTAATGAATAA
- the pho4 gene encoding thiamine-repressible acid phosphatase Pho4 — translation MRLLSFSLLFVALLAGSVSARFSDFEAFKNKFNLQENLGTLSIYHEPYFTGLSTAFPESCEIRQVHVLQRHGSRNPASDDGLSSAIKLVEMQERLLNGSLPINYTIPNNPFRFIKSWVPVIDIRNTDQLSSMGRVELFEMGREVFIRYRELFDADVYDINTAAQKRVVESAEWYSYGMFGDEMANKTKFTYLAEDESPGSNSLSNYNSCPVYYENNIDLKEVNEASHTWGNSFLPSIINRLFPYFSNYNLTVEDVETFFYLCAYELTLKDESDFCSLFNPSDIMNFEYTYDVKNSLYGGPSSKWVNVLGGPYIHNLANSLHSVYNESDHQKVFLAFTHDAQIIPVESALGFFPDITPEHPLPVTHNPYTYSMKTSSFVPFAGNLITELFQCQDQKYYVRHLVNQQVFPLTDCGYGPSNSSDGMCELSAYLNSPVRYNSTHNGTDIFNAACKAKPANVTLHY, via the coding sequence ATGCGGCTGCTCAGTTTCTCTTTATTGTTTGTCGCTCTCTTAGCGGGCTCTGTATCGGCTCGGTTTTCTGACTTTGAAgccttcaaaaataaattcaatcTCCAGGAAAATTTAGGAACCCTTAGTATTTACCATGAACCATATTTTACTGGATTGAGCACTGCATTTCCGGAGTCGTGTGAAATTCGTCAAGTCCATGTTTTGCAACGCCATGGTTCACGAAACCCTGCCAGTGATGACGGTTTGTCTAGCGCTATAAAGCTTGTTGAAATGCAAGAAAGATTATTAAATGGGTCACTCCCAATCAACTATACAATTCCTAACAACCCCTTTCGGTTTATCAAATCTTGGGTTCCCGTCATCGATATTCGTAACACCGACCAGCTTTCCAGTATGGGTCGTGTAGagctttttgaaatgggTCGTGAAGTTTTTATTCGATATAGAGAACTGTTTGACGCCGATGTGTATGATATCAATACAGCGGCTCAAAAGCGTGTCGTCGAATCTGCAGAGTGGTACAGTTACGGCATGTTTGGAGACGAAATGGCaaataaaacgaaatttACTTATCTTGCCGAGGATGAGTCTCCAGGTTCTAATTCTCTTTCCAACTATAATTCTTGTCCTGTTTATTACGAAAACAACATCGACCTCAAAGAGGTAAACGAAGCTTCTCATACTTGGGGAAATTCGTTTTTACCTTCTATTATAAATCGTCTTTTTCCTTACTTTTCAAACTACAATCTCACCGTTGAGGATGTTGAAacctttttctatttatgtGCTTACGAACTCACTCTAAAAGATGAGAGCGACTTTTGCTCTCTTTTTAACCCATCCGATATTATGAACTTTGAGTACACATACGACGTGAAAAACTCCCTTTATGGTGGTCCTTCTTCGAAATGGGTCAATGTTTTGGGTGGTCCTTATATTCATAATCTGGCGAATTCTCTTCATTCCGTCTATAATGAAAGCGATCACCAAAAAGTATTCTTGGCTTTCACCCACGATGCTCAAATTATTCCTGTCGAATCTGCTCTTGGTTTCTTCCCCGATATAACTCCTGAACACCCTCTCCCTGTAACTCATAACCCTTATACTTATTCTATGAAAACTTCATCATTCGTTCCTTTTGCTGGAAATCTAATAACCGAACTTTTCCAATGCCAAGATCAAAAGTATTATGTCCGTCACCTTGTCAACCAGCAAGTCTTTCCACTAACAGACTGTGGTTATGGTCCTTCTAACTCTTCAGATGGTATGTGTGAACTTTCCGCTTACCTGAATTCTCCTGTTCGTTACAATTCTACACATAACGGAACCGACATCTTTAATGCTGCTTGCAAGGCAAAGCCAGCCAATGTCACCCTTCATTATTAG